A stretch of Desulfotignum phosphitoxidans DSM 13687 DNA encodes these proteins:
- the tmk gene encoding dTMP kinase has translation MKTGRFVVFEGLDGSGKTTQMARVQQRLTHMGIGADTTCEPTDGPVGTLIRQILEGRVSMDPRTLAALFAADRTDHLVAPDTGVKALMEKGRTVLCDRYYFSSYAYHAMDMDLEWVMTLNAVNAQILKPDLTLFIDVAPNTCLERIRAGRTHLDLFEKIDILTRVRDNYFAAFERLKDQETVKVVDGNASEDAVEQAIWHGISHMFTKE, from the coding sequence ATGAAAACCGGCAGATTTGTGGTGTTCGAAGGGCTGGACGGGTCCGGCAAGACCACCCAGATGGCGCGGGTGCAGCAGCGGCTCACCCATATGGGGATTGGTGCGGATACCACGTGTGAACCCACGGACGGTCCGGTGGGGACCCTGATCCGTCAGATTCTGGAGGGCCGGGTCAGCATGGATCCCCGGACTTTGGCCGCTTTGTTCGCCGCGGACCGGACCGATCACCTGGTGGCCCCGGACACGGGGGTGAAAGCGTTGATGGAAAAAGGGCGGACCGTGCTGTGCGACCGGTATTATTTTTCCTCGTATGCGTATCATGCCATGGACATGGATCTGGAATGGGTGATGACGTTAAACGCCGTGAATGCACAGATTCTGAAACCGGATCTGACGCTGTTCATCGATGTGGCACCCAATACCTGCCTGGAGCGGATCCGGGCCGGCCGGACCCATCTGGATCTGTTTGAAAAAATTGACATTCTGACCCGGGTGCGGGATAATTATTTTGCCGCATTTGAACGGCTCAAAGACCAGGAAACCGTGAAGGTGGTGGACGGGAACGCGTCTGAAGACGCGGTGGAACAAGCAATCTGGCACGGGATCAGCCATATGTTTACCAAAGAGTAA
- a CDS encoding DUF3842 family protein, whose translation METRKKQTICVVDGQGGGIGAVVIKKLKDRFGEDVEIIALGTNAIATAQMLKSRANKGASGTNAIIQTVKKADVIIGPVGIIIPHAMMGEVTGPMAEAISLSDARKVLLPLSQENIDIVGVAGLPLPMLVDELMASHLSFIETQ comes from the coding sequence ATGGAAACCAGAAAAAAACAGACCATCTGTGTGGTGGACGGTCAGGGCGGGGGCATCGGTGCCGTGGTGATCAAAAAACTCAAAGACCGGTTCGGCGAGGATGTGGAGATCATTGCTTTGGGCACCAATGCCATTGCCACGGCCCAGATGCTCAAATCCCGGGCCAATAAAGGGGCGTCCGGGACCAATGCCATCATCCAGACCGTGAAAAAGGCGGATGTGATCATCGGGCCCGTGGGCATTATCATACCCCATGCCATGATGGGGGAGGTGACCGGCCCTATGGCTGAAGCCATCAGCCTGTCAGACGCCCGAAAGGTGCTGCTGCCCTTGAGCCAGGAAAATATCGACATTGTGGGGGTGGCCGGACTGCCGCTGCCCATGCTGGTGGATGAGCTCATGGCATCCCATCTGTCTTTCATTGAAACCCAATAA
- a CDS encoding CooT family nickel-binding protein has protein sequence MCEASAYLKQADKETLIMEAVDKVEPDENGIRLVSIFGDQKFIKGRIHSLSLVDHKVFIQPE, from the coding sequence ATGTGTGAAGCAAGTGCATATCTGAAACAAGCAGATAAGGAAACATTGATCATGGAAGCCGTGGACAAGGTGGAGCCCGATGAAAACGGGATCCGGCTGGTGTCCATTTTCGGGGATCAGAAATTCATCAAAGGCCGGATTCATTCCCTGTCTCTGGTGGATCACAAGGTGTTTATTCAACCGGAGTGA
- the gltA gene encoding NADPH-dependent glutamate synthase, whose translation MAEKKVKIDRAKMPEQDPDVRRRNFEEVPMGLSEEMAMTEAKRCLQCKKPACMEGCPVSVLIPDFIKCIAEGDFSGAANKLWERNALPAVCGRVCPQEEQCEGKCIVGKKDKPVAIGYLERFAADYERKNGSGGIPAVAEKTGKKVAVIGSGPSGLTVAGDLLLKGHDVTIFEAFHKPGGVLVYGIPEFRLPKEIVASEVATLEKMGANIECNSVVGASVTIDELFEEGYDAAYIGVGAGLPRFMNLPGENLIGIYSANEYLTRTNLMKGYLFPKYDTPIAKGKNVVVLGAGNVAMDSARTAMRLGADSVKVVYRRSREEMPAREEELHHAQQEQIEFVLLTNPTQFFGDENGRLTGMECLKMELGEPDASGRRRPVPIEGSEFRIDCDLVVVSVGSNANPLLTNATPDMALNRWGNIVADPVTGKTTKKGVWAGGDIVTGAATVILAMGAGRAAANSMHDYLTIGW comes from the coding sequence ATGGCAGAAAAAAAAGTGAAAATTGACCGGGCCAAAATGCCGGAACAGGACCCGGATGTCAGACGGAGAAATTTTGAGGAAGTCCCCATGGGACTGTCCGAAGAGATGGCCATGACCGAGGCCAAACGGTGCCTGCAATGTAAAAAACCGGCCTGTATGGAAGGGTGTCCGGTTTCCGTGCTCATCCCGGATTTTATCAAGTGCATCGCCGAAGGTGATTTTTCCGGTGCCGCCAACAAGCTGTGGGAAAGAAATGCATTACCGGCCGTGTGCGGCCGGGTCTGCCCCCAGGAAGAACAGTGCGAAGGCAAATGTATTGTGGGCAAAAAAGACAAGCCCGTGGCCATCGGATATCTGGAACGGTTTGCCGCAGACTATGAGCGGAAAAACGGTTCCGGCGGGATTCCGGCCGTGGCCGAAAAAACCGGGAAAAAAGTGGCGGTCATCGGATCGGGCCCGTCCGGACTCACCGTGGCAGGCGATCTGCTGCTCAAAGGGCATGATGTCACCATTTTTGAGGCATTTCACAAACCCGGCGGGGTCCTGGTATACGGGATTCCTGAATTCCGTCTGCCCAAGGAAATCGTGGCATCGGAAGTGGCCACCCTGGAAAAAATGGGTGCCAACATCGAGTGTAATTCCGTGGTGGGCGCATCCGTGACCATTGACGAACTGTTCGAGGAAGGATATGACGCGGCCTATATCGGTGTGGGGGCCGGCCTGCCCCGGTTCATGAACCTGCCCGGTGAAAACCTCATCGGCATCTATTCCGCCAATGAATACCTGACCCGCACCAACCTGATGAAAGGGTATCTGTTCCCCAAATACGACACCCCCATTGCCAAGGGCAAAAACGTGGTGGTGCTGGGTGCGGGCAACGTGGCCATGGACTCGGCCCGAACGGCCATGCGCCTGGGCGCGGATTCCGTGAAGGTGGTGTACCGGCGGTCCAGAGAAGAGATGCCGGCCAGGGAAGAAGAACTCCACCATGCCCAGCAGGAACAGATCGAGTTTGTGCTGCTCACCAACCCAACGCAATTCTTTGGAGATGAGAACGGCCGGCTCACGGGTATGGAATGCCTGAAAATGGAACTGGGGGAACCGGACGCCTCGGGCAGAAGGCGGCCCGTGCCCATCGAAGGGTCTGAGTTCAGAATTGACTGCGACCTGGTGGTGGTGTCTGTGGGTTCCAACGCCAACCCGCTGTTGACCAATGCCACCCCGGACATGGCGTTAAACCGCTGGGGCAATATTGTGGCGGATCCGGTCACGGGCAAGACCACCAAAAAAGGGGTCTGGGCCGGCGGCGACATCGTCACAGGCGCCGCCACAGTCATCCTGGCCATGGGGGCCGGCAGGGCCGCGGCCAACTCCATGCATGACTATCTGACCATCGGCTGGTAA
- a CDS encoding sulfide/dihydroorotate dehydrogenase-like FAD/NAD-binding protein yields the protein MAKIVHREEMAQGTIILNEIEALRISRKAKPGQFVILQADETGERIPLTMADTNPDKGTITIIYMVVGKSTARFKQLQVGDEYFALIGPLGAPTHIENFGKVVCVGGGTGIAVLHPITRALKQAGNEVTTILGARTYDLLIMEEKMRAVSDHFHICTDDGSHGHHGFVTDVLKDVLEKDDINLAVAIGPIPMMKFCSLITKEKNVKTFVSLNPIMVDGTGMCGCCRVSVGGATKFACVDGPEFDGHKVDFDELAKRLASYLDEEKASMKTFENSNA from the coding sequence ATGGCAAAAATTGTCCATCGTGAGGAAATGGCCCAGGGCACCATCATTTTAAATGAGATTGAGGCCCTGCGCATATCCCGCAAAGCAAAACCCGGCCAGTTCGTAATTCTTCAGGCCGATGAGACCGGGGAACGTATTCCGCTGACCATGGCGGATACCAACCCGGACAAAGGAACCATCACCATTATCTACATGGTGGTGGGCAAGTCCACGGCCCGGTTCAAACAACTGCAGGTCGGAGACGAATATTTCGCCCTGATCGGTCCGTTAGGGGCACCCACTCATATTGAAAATTTCGGCAAAGTGGTGTGTGTGGGCGGGGGCACAGGAATTGCCGTGCTTCACCCCATTACCCGGGCACTGAAACAGGCCGGCAATGAAGTCACCACCATTTTAGGCGCCAGAACCTATGACCTGCTGATCATGGAAGAAAAAATGCGGGCCGTGTCCGATCATTTTCACATCTGCACGGATGACGGATCCCACGGGCACCACGGATTTGTCACGGATGTACTCAAAGATGTTCTGGAAAAAGATGACATCAACCTGGCCGTGGCCATCGGACCCATTCCCATGATGAAGTTCTGCAGCCTGATCACCAAGGAAAAAAATGTCAAAACCTTTGTGAGTCTGAACCCCATCATGGTGGACGGCACGGGCATGTGCGGGTGCTGCCGCGTTTCCGTGGGCGGAGCCACCAAATTCGCCTGTGTGGACGGACCGGAATTTGACGGACATAAAGTGGATTTTGATGAGCTGGCCAAACGTTTGGCATCCTATCTGGACGAAGAAAAAGCCAGCATGAAAACCTTTGAAAACAGCAACGCATGA
- a CDS encoding phosphoenolpyruvate carboxykinase (GTP): MDILNELGKIGSAKQALAVFEKQMDTAQLGRISSISHPEILKRIANAVVICNPEKIFINTGSEADRQFIRDLALETGEERSLAMENHTIHFDLPGEQGRIVDRTFYIANPEDLISSLANRMNRETALEDIRANMTDIMKGKTMVVGFYMRGPVGARVSNPALEITSSAYVSHSADILYRNAFADFDKEVAARGHFFTNVHSEGLNRTKDLPDARVFMDLQYQTTYSFKCTYAGNTLLLKKGNHRFAVDKAVHKNRGEELSEHMFITGIRGPENRVTWFAGAAPSGCGKTTTAMAGDLFVGDDLAQMWIADDGSIRCVNPEAGIFGIVEDVNQEGDPLLMKVLRQPGYEVIWSNVLIDENNIPHWVGNLEPSPEKGINFQGEWHFGKTDDTGKPIPMSHPNSRCTLRSTNLENYCPDAENPDGVLTRIFTYSGRDADTMPPVWVARDSDQGVVIGACIVSAATATEVGASGVKRAPWANAPFIPGALGDYMDAQFRFFGNTKIQEQFQPVMAGLNYFLTDKARGGSTSKLLGEKKDVKVWLAWLERYAHKEAGHIQTPIGNLPLYRDLAPLFDKIIDKPYPKDLYDRQFSLYVDHIIARIELQEAAYAKEKNIPGRLFEILAHQKEALQALKQTKGPVILPGDMES, encoded by the coding sequence ATGGACATTCTGAATGAACTGGGCAAAATCGGATCAGCAAAACAGGCTTTGGCAGTTTTTGAAAAGCAAATGGATACGGCGCAGTTGGGTCGCATTTCAAGCATCTCACATCCGGAAATTCTGAAACGGATTGCCAATGCCGTGGTGATCTGCAACCCGGAAAAAATTTTCATCAACACCGGGTCTGAAGCGGACCGCCAGTTCATCCGGGATCTGGCCCTGGAAACCGGAGAAGAACGGTCCCTGGCCATGGAAAACCATACCATTCATTTTGACCTGCCCGGAGAACAGGGCCGGATTGTGGACCGCACCTTTTACATCGCCAATCCGGAAGATCTGATCTCGTCCCTTGCCAACCGCATGAACCGGGAAACCGCCCTGGAAGATATCCGCGCCAACATGACCGATATCATGAAAGGGAAAACCATGGTGGTGGGATTTTACATGCGGGGGCCCGTGGGGGCACGGGTTTCCAACCCGGCCCTGGAAATCACCAGTTCCGCGTATGTCAGTCACAGTGCCGATATTCTGTACCGGAATGCATTTGCAGATTTTGACAAAGAAGTGGCGGCCCGGGGCCATTTTTTCACCAACGTCCATTCCGAGGGGCTGAACCGGACAAAAGACCTGCCCGATGCCCGGGTGTTCATGGATTTGCAGTACCAGACCACCTACAGTTTCAAATGCACCTATGCCGGCAACACATTGCTGCTCAAAAAAGGGAACCACCGGTTTGCCGTGGACAAGGCCGTCCATAAAAACCGGGGGGAAGAGCTGTCCGAACACATGTTCATCACCGGGATCCGGGGGCCGGAAAACCGGGTGACCTGGTTTGCCGGGGCCGCGCCGTCGGGATGCGGCAAAACTACCACGGCCATGGCCGGGGACCTGTTTGTGGGAGACGACCTGGCCCAGATGTGGATCGCAGACGACGGCAGCATCCGATGCGTCAACCCGGAGGCCGGTATCTTCGGGATTGTGGAGGATGTCAACCAGGAAGGGGACCCCTTGCTCATGAAAGTGCTCAGGCAGCCCGGGTACGAGGTAATCTGGTCCAATGTGCTCATCGATGAAAACAATATCCCCCACTGGGTGGGCAACCTTGAACCCTCGCCGGAAAAAGGGATCAATTTCCAGGGGGAATGGCATTTTGGCAAAACCGATGACACCGGCAAACCCATTCCCATGTCCCATCCCAATTCCCGGTGCACCCTGCGGTCCACCAACCTGGAAAACTATTGTCCGGACGCGGAAAACCCGGACGGGGTACTGACCCGGATATTCACTTACAGCGGCCGGGATGCGGACACCATGCCCCCGGTCTGGGTGGCACGAGATTCCGACCAGGGCGTGGTGATCGGTGCCTGCATCGTATCGGCGGCCACGGCCACTGAAGTGGGGGCTTCCGGGGTCAAGCGGGCCCCCTGGGCCAATGCCCCGTTCATTCCCGGGGCTTTAGGGGATTACATGGATGCCCAGTTCCGGTTTTTCGGGAACACCAAAATTCAGGAACAATTTCAGCCCGTCATGGCCGGCCTGAATTATTTTCTCACGGACAAAGCCCGGGGCGGCAGTACCAGCAAACTGCTGGGAGAAAAAAAAGATGTCAAAGTCTGGCTGGCATGGCTGGAACGCTACGCCCACAAGGAAGCGGGACATATTCAGACCCCCATCGGCAATCTGCCCCTGTACCGGGATCTGGCGCCGCTGTTTGATAAGATCATTGACAAACCCTATCCGAAAGATCTGTATGACCGGCAGTTTTCCCTGTATGTGGATCATATCATTGCACGCATCGAACTGCAGGAAGCTGCCTATGCCAAAGAAAAAAACATCCCCGGCCGGCTGTTTGAGATTCTGGCGCATCAGAAAGAAGCGCTGCAGGCATTGAAGCAGACAAAAGGCCCCGTGATTTTACCCGGGGATATGGAAAGCTGA
- a CDS encoding PHP domain-containing protein, with protein sequence MTHLIFADLHNHTQASDGDFTPGQLVARAKALGLKAIAITDHDTLKGIEPGLAAGEQAGIQVIPGVEVSVRFRRPFFTGTLHLLCYFSQKRLSDIKFVTEFETLMSKGRGQGLVRARIVRINEEFGPQGKTPLLARELVFQDIADYSANASRRHFALALSEKLGITEKETINRIIGNASPAYLPSGIELADVARFMTQHPLLAVLAHPAAGSYPGNGHYKEVLPPIEIVETLLPEFLDAGLQGIEVFYPGHTKACQEILLGWATRYDLVITGGSDCHDAGERPLGVAGITESLFRRFEAALA encoded by the coding sequence ATGACGCACTTGATATTTGCCGACCTGCATAACCACACCCAGGCCTCGGATGGTGATTTTACCCCCGGACAGCTGGTGGCCCGGGCCAAAGCGCTGGGACTCAAAGCAATTGCCATCACGGATCATGATACCCTCAAGGGAATTGAGCCGGGGCTGGCAGCAGGAGAACAGGCCGGAATTCAGGTGATTCCCGGGGTGGAGGTTTCCGTTCGGTTTCGTCGGCCTTTCTTTACAGGCACGCTTCATCTGCTGTGTTATTTTTCTCAAAAGCGACTGTCAGACATAAAGTTTGTGACTGAGTTTGAAACCCTGATGTCCAAAGGCCGGGGCCAAGGGCTGGTCCGGGCACGGATCGTTCGGATCAATGAAGAATTCGGACCCCAGGGAAAGACCCCGTTACTGGCCAGGGAACTGGTTTTTCAGGACATTGCCGATTACAGCGCCAATGCCAGCCGCCGTCATTTTGCCCTGGCTTTGTCCGAAAAACTGGGCATCACTGAAAAAGAAACCATCAACCGGATCATCGGCAATGCCAGCCCGGCCTATCTGCCGTCAGGCATTGAACTGGCAGATGTGGCCCGGTTCATGACACAGCATCCTTTGCTGGCGGTCCTGGCCCACCCGGCTGCCGGCTCCTATCCGGGCAACGGCCATTACAAGGAAGTGCTGCCGCCCATCGAGATTGTGGAAACCCTGTTGCCGGAATTTCTGGATGCCGGCCTTCAAGGCATCGAGGTATTTTACCCGGGACACACAAAAGCATGTCAAGAGATATTGCTGGGCTGGGCAACGCGTTATGACCTGGTGATCACGGGGGGGTCAGACTGCCACGATGCCGGTGAACGTCCCTTGGGGGTGGCCGGTATCACGGAATCTTTGTTTCGCCGGTTTGAAGCCGCACTGGCCTAA
- a CDS encoding MFS transporter, which produces MTHPRFRFYTLIFVTTLAKLLMNTARRMVYPFAPAFARGLGVDLAAITSVIALNQATAVLGPVGASFADHYGNRRIILFSLVMLCIGCVAAGLIPMYGTLVLALFLAGLAKSIFDPSFQAFIGTHVPFEQRGKFIGMTELAWAGATLVGIPLAGMTIQAFSFQTPFLVIGILAAACFALIFRLMPEDRPPAGTAGKKPGQLLVNWRQIMKNRQVLGMLSFAFFMALGSDILFVVYGAWLEQSYGLSLAAIGMGTILIGMAEVAGEGITAFFSDRIGLLRTVFIGMILTTGAYFLLPVLDRGVPYVLGGLFLVFLCFEFTIVTAMSLATELVPELRASTLSAFYAVGGMGRVVGAFCGGLIWSKTGIFHISVIAGVCTLAALACMTAGFIRFSRS; this is translated from the coding sequence ATGACACACCCCCGTTTCCGCTTTTACACGCTGATTTTTGTCACCACTTTGGCCAAACTGCTGATGAACACGGCCCGGAGGATGGTGTATCCCTTTGCCCCGGCCTTTGCCAGGGGACTGGGCGTGGACCTGGCCGCCATCACCTCGGTCATTGCCCTGAATCAGGCCACGGCCGTGCTGGGACCGGTGGGGGCCTCTTTTGCCGACCATTACGGCAACCGCCGCATTATTTTGTTTTCTCTGGTCATGCTGTGTATCGGGTGTGTGGCCGCCGGCCTGATCCCTATGTACGGCACTCTGGTGCTGGCCCTGTTTCTCGCAGGACTGGCCAAAAGCATTTTTGATCCCAGTTTCCAGGCATTCATCGGCACCCATGTGCCGTTTGAACAGCGGGGGAAATTCATCGGCATGACGGAGCTGGCCTGGGCCGGGGCCACTTTGGTGGGGATTCCTCTGGCCGGCATGACCATCCAGGCGTTTTCCTTTCAGACCCCGTTTTTGGTCATCGGCATCCTGGCCGCCGCCTGTTTTGCCTTGATTTTCCGGCTCATGCCCGAAGACCGGCCGCCGGCCGGAACTGCCGGCAAAAAACCCGGGCAGCTGCTGGTGAACTGGCGGCAGATCATGAAAAACCGGCAGGTTTTAGGCATGCTGAGTTTTGCTTTTTTCATGGCCCTGGGATCAGATATTTTGTTTGTGGTCTACGGGGCCTGGCTGGAACAGTCCTATGGCCTGTCTCTGGCTGCCATCGGTATGGGAACGATCCTCATCGGCATGGCCGAGGTGGCCGGAGAAGGGATCACCGCGTTTTTTTCCGACCGGATCGGGCTGCTGAGGACCGTGTTCATCGGCATGATCCTGACGACCGGGGCCTATTTTCTGCTGCCCGTTCTGGACCGGGGGGTTCCTTATGTGCTGGGGGGATTGTTTCTGGTATTTTTATGCTTTGAATTCACCATTGTCACGGCCATGAGCCTGGCCACGGAACTGGTGCCGGAACTGCGGGCATCCACCTTGTCGGCATTTTACGCCGTGGGCGGCATGGGCCGGGTGGTCGGGGCGTTTTGCGGGGGCCTGATCTGGTCCAAAACCGGCATTTTTCACATCAGCGTGATTGCCGGTGTGTGCACACTGGCGGCCCTGGCCTGTATGACGGCCGGGTTTATCCGTTTTTCCCGGTCTTAG
- a CDS encoding cytochrome c biogenesis CcdA family protein produces the protein MFTETVTFPAAFIAGLLSFLSPCILPLIPAYFSFITGLSLDELTQGRQETRKKVILSTLAYVAGFSLVFILMGASASFLGAAFTRYAYIVQYVGGAIILIFGLHLLGVINIKALAFEKRIHMKQKPVHLAGTFVIGMAFGAGWSPCIGPLLGSILIVAGNQDTVAKGIWLLAVYSAGLALPFILMSFFITSLVETMKKATRFIPIINKVAGGLLVVMGLLLIFDKFHLLTLV, from the coding sequence GTGTTCACTGAAACCGTTACATTTCCGGCGGCATTTATCGCCGGCCTGCTCTCATTTTTATCCCCGTGTATTCTGCCGCTGATCCCTGCGTATTTTTCATTCATTACGGGGCTGTCTTTGGATGAACTCACCCAGGGCAGACAGGAAACCCGGAAAAAAGTGATCCTGTCCACCCTGGCCTATGTGGCCGGGTTTTCCCTGGTGTTCATCCTGATGGGGGCATCGGCTTCGTTTCTGGGAGCTGCGTTCACCCGATACGCTTACATCGTTCAGTACGTGGGCGGGGCCATCATCCTGATTTTCGGGCTGCACCTGCTGGGGGTCATCAACATCAAGGCCCTGGCGTTTGAAAAGCGGATCCACATGAAGCAGAAACCGGTCCACCTGGCCGGCACCTTTGTCATCGGCATGGCGTTCGGGGCCGGATGGAGTCCGTGCATCGGGCCGCTTTTAGGAAGCATCCTGATCGTGGCAGGCAACCAGGACACCGTGGCCAAGGGAATCTGGCTTCTGGCCGTGTATTCCGCGGGTCTGGCCCTGCCGTTTATTCTCATGTCCTTTTTCATCACCTCCCTGGTGGAAACCATGAAAAAAGCCACCCGGTTCATTCCCATCATCAACAAAGTCGCGGGCGGACTGTTGGTTGTCATGGGTCTGCTGCTGATTTTTGATAAATTTCATTTACTGACCCTGGTCTGA